Genomic DNA from Thermus amyloliquefaciens:
CCCACGTCCAGGCTGAACCCGTTCACATAGGTCCTCACGTGGGCCCAGATGACCTCCTCCGAAAGCTCCTGGGCGTGGGCCTTCAGGTAGGGGAGGGTTTCCTCGGGGTGGGCCCAGGCGTACTCCAGGCTCCGCCGCACCGCTTCATCCAGGGCCCGGATGAGCCCCTCCCCCAGGTCCCGCCGGGCCAGGATGGCCCCCAGGGGCAGGGGCAGGCCCGTCTCCCCCTCCCACCACTCCCCCAGGTCCAGAAGCCTCACCAACCCGTACTGGGGGTAGGTGAAGCGGCTTTCGTGGATGATGAGGCCCGCCTCCACCTCCCCCTGGGCCACCAGGGGCAGGATTTGGTCGTAGCGGACCTCCACGGGCTCAAACCCCTCCGCATACAGGGATAGGAGCAAAAAGGCGGTGGTGTTCCGCCCGGGGATGGCCACCCTAGCCCCCTCGAGGCGCTTTAGGGGCCTCTTGGCCACCACCAAAGGGCCCACGCCCCTGCCCAAGGCCCCCCGCTCCGCAGGGCCACGTACCGGTCCCTAACCCTCCCATAGGCGGCATAGGAGAGCTTGGTGAGGGGAAGCCTCCCCTCCAGGGCCCAGCGGTTTAGGGTCTCCACGTCCTCCAAAACCTCCTCCACCGGAAGGGGGCTCGCCACCCGGCCGTGGGTCAGGGCGTAAAAGATGAAGGTGTCGTTGGGGCAAGGCGAATAGCCCAGCCGCAAAACCTGCGCTTCCATGAAACCTACTGTACCCCCTTGAGGGCCCGCTTAAACAGCTCGGGGGCAAAGGCCTTGAGGGCCCTGAGAAACCCCGTGGCCCCCCGGGCCCGCCCGGGGATCACATGGACCGGAACCCCCAGGCGCTCCGCCTCGAGGCGCACGGGCTCGGAGAAGTCGTGGCCCACGTAGCTGGAGACGATCATGAGGCCATGGGCCTTTTCCAGGCGGTTCTGGATCCGCCTTAGGGCCTCCTTCCCCACCCCCGCGGTATCCGCATCAAACCAGTCCACCCTGAGGCCCCGGGCCTCGAGGAGGGGCACAAGCCGGCTTCTCAGCTGGGTGTGCCCACCCACCACCAGAAGGTGCTCCCCGTGGAACTGGGGGAGGCCCTCCTGCAAAAGCTCCTCCTTGGTCTCGGGCAGGGCTTTGGGGCTTTCCCCCAGGGCCTCCAGGCCCCGGCTCACCGCCTTAAGCTCCTCCAGGTACAGGGAGAGGCTCTCGTCGTGGGGCCTGAGGAAGAGGAGGTTACGGAGCACCTCCCGGGCAAGCTCCAGGTCCTTCTCCCGGTAAAGCGCCACCTCCAGGGCCTTCTGCCACTGCTCCGCCGCCTGCCGCCAGTCCCCTTTGGCCTCGTAGTGCTCCGCCAGATCAAAGAGCACCTCCAGGGCCTGGGGGTGGGCCCTCAGTTCCTCCAGCAGAAGCCGCTCCACCTCCTCCCCCCGCCCCTCGGCGTAAAGGGCCGCCAGGTACTGCCCCCGCACCGCCTCCGCCTCGGGGCTTTCCCGAAAGGCGCGGGAAAGGCGGTAGGCCATGGCCAGAAGCTCCAAGGGAGGCCTGGGGGTACGGCCTAGGGCCTGGTAGAGGACGTTAAAGGCCGCCCAGGGGCCCTCCAGCCTCTCCACCAGGGAGAGCAAGCCCATGAGGTCGGCCTCGGCCACCTCGGCAAGCCCCGCATCCCGGGCCCGGGAAAGGAGCTCCCGCGCCAGGACCTCCTCTCCCCCCTTCAAGGCCTCCTGGGCCAGCTGGAAAAGGTAGGGGGCGGGGTAGGCCCTAAGGGCGTGGGCCCGCTTGTGGTCCCCCAGGACCTCCCGCAGGGGCCGCCTCAGGGCCCGCTTCACCTGGGCCAGGTGGTGGTAGGCCAGGCCCGCCACCTCCCCCTCCCCCCGCTCTGCGGAGCGCTCCAAAAGGCGGAGGGCCTCGGCATACCGCCCCTCCCGCTCCCTCAGCATCCCCAAAAGGAGCAGGGCCTCGGGGATTTCCGCCCGGGCCAAGGCCTCGGTGAGATAGGGTTCCACGGACTTGAGGTCGTCCAAGGGCCGCACCTCCAAGGGGGAGCGCACCCGGAGGGCCACCAGGGCCAGCCCCAGGAAGCCCTCGGCCTCGTCCAGGTCCGCCAGCCTGCGGGCGTACCGCTCCGCCCGGGCAAAAAGCCCCTGGATCAGGGCCGCCTTCAGGCCAAGCCGGAGCATCTCCCGGGTCAGGAGGCCGGGGGCGAGGTCCTCCACGAACTCCGCCCGGCGGCTTACCTCCGCCCACTCCCCTTCCCGGGCAAAGCGGCGCATGCGCTCGGTGATCCTTTCCAAGGCCTCCCGCACGTACCCTTCCGCCTCGGGCAGGCCCGATTCCACAAACTGCCTGAGGGCGTCCGCATACCGGCCCAGGCTCAGGTAGACCCGGCCCAGGTAGAGCCGGTAGCGGCCGCCCCGGCCTGCCAGGGCCTCGAGGCGGGGCCTGGCCCGCTCGTACTCCCCAAGCTCCACCAAAACCATGGCCCTCAGGTCCTCCGCCTCCTCGGAAAGGGCCCGCCTCAGGACCTCCTCCGCCTCGGCGTAGCGGGAAAGGGCAAAAAGGGCCCGTCCCCTGAGGCAGGCCGCCTCCCCTTCCACCCCCTCGGGCAGATGGGCCAACACCTCCGCATACCGCCCCGCGGCCAGAAGCTCCCGCACCTCGGCGAGATCCCGCGCCTGGGCCAAAACGGGAACCCGCAAGGGGGCCTCCTCCGGAGGGGCCTCCGCCTCCCAGGCCTCCTCCTGGACCGCCAGCACCTCGGGCCTCCTGGCCAACACCAAAAAATACTCCCCCTCCCCCACCCGCTCCACCTGGTAAAACCCCAGCCGCCGCAACCCCTCCTCCACCCCTTCCGGGCTCTTGCCCAGGAAGGGCCCGTGGCCGTAAACCAAAAGCCCACCGGGCTGCAAAAGCCGGGCGAAGCGGGGAAGGCGCTCAAAGAAAGCGAATTGCTTCCAAAAAGAAGGGGCCTCCAGGCGGCTTTCCAGCCCCTGGTCCACCAAGCCCTCGGGGAAGACGGAAAGGAGGAGCAGGGTGTCAAAGGGGGGAAGCTCCGCCTCCTCCGCCCAGGCGGCGTGCCAGACCACCTCCGGCACCCGTTTTTTACCCAGCTCCACCGCCTCCTCCACCCCCTCCAAGGCGTGGAAGGAAAGCTCGGGCCGCTTCCTTTGCAAATAGCCCACCAAGGCCCCCGTGAAGGCCCCCACCTCCAAAACCCGCCCCTCGAGGCGGGAGGGCACCTCCCGGGCGTAAAACTCCAAGAAGGGGAGGTGCATGCCGTAGACCAGGGCCTCCCCCTTGGGCACCCGGAGGATCTCCCGGTAAAAACTTCGCACCGCCTCCCTCCCCCCACCCGAGAGGTAGGCCCGCCAGGCCCTGAGGACCGGCTCCCGCTTGGCGGGGCTCCCCACCCGCTTGGCCAACTCCGCCTCAAAACGCCCTGGGGACACCGGCCCCAGGACGGCAAACCGCTCCTTCAGGTATAGCCTTAGCTCATCGGGCATTTGCCGGCAGTCTACCAAAGGGTAGGGGGGTTGGTCCAGCAAAGACCCCCCGCCCGGGCATAACCCCAAGCGGGGGAGGCCAAAGGCCCCTAGGCGGGAACCCCTTGGGCGAAGAGGTCGGCGTAACGCCGCTTGGCCCGCATGGGAGCCCGGTGATACACGTAGGAGGCCAGGAGGGGGAAGGCCAGGGTGGCCTCGGCGAAGACCATCTGGGAAAGGGCGGCGTCCACCTTGCCCCAGCTTTGCGCCTCGGAAAGGGTGGAGCCGGAAAGCCCCCCGTCCCGCTCGTCGGCCACGGTGATCTGGATGGCGTACTTGTGCATCTCCACCTGGTGGCCCAGGACCTCCGCGGCCACCACGATGTCCTGGGCGAAGTTCTTGGGCACCCCGCCCCCCAGCATCACCAGCCCCGTGGTGCCCGCCTTGAGCTTGATCTCGGTGAGCTCGCGGAAGTCGGCCACGGAGTCAATGGTCACGTGGGCCTTGGGGTTTTTCACCTGGTGGTAGACCAGGCCGAAGCCGGCGGAGGAGTCGGAGAAGGCGGGGACGAAGATGGGCACCCCCTCCTCGTAGGCGGCCCGCACGATGCTCTTCTCCCCCAGGCCCCTCTCCGCCAGGTAGCGGCCCATGTGCCAGAGGAACTCCCGGCTGGAGTAGGGGCGGGGCTCCAGGGCGTCGGCGATCTCCGCCACCGTGTAGTCGGTGTGGCGGAGCTCCTCCTCGTCGATGTAGGTGTCGTAGATGCGGTCAATCCAAAGCCGCCTTAGGGTTTCGTCGTCCGCCTTGGGGTCCCCCTGGTAGTGGCGGTGGCCCAGGGCCTCAAAGAAGTCCTGGTCCACGATGTTGGCCCCGGTGGCCACGATGACGTCCACCAGGCCCTTGCGGATCAGGTCGTGGACGATGAGGCCTTGGCCGGCAGAGACCAGGCTCCCCGCCAGGGTGAGGATGACGGCGGCGTCGTCCTCCAGCATCCTCAGGTAGATCTCCGCCGCCCGGTGGAGGTTCCTCGCCTGGAAGGCGGTCTTGCCCATGGCCTCGAGGATGGGCCCGGCGTCAAAGGCCTTGATGTCTATGGGGACCACGGGCGTAGAGAGGAGTTGCTTCTTCTCCATCCTTCTCCTTTCTACGCGGGGTGGGCGTCGGGCGGCTCCCCCCCTTTCGCGCCCCCTGCCTTTAGGGCAGGATTTTCAGTATACCACCCCCGGCGATGGGGGGGTAGACCTCCAGGGGGCCCTCCACGGGGTCGTCGGGGCCCACCGCCTTCTTCCCCACCGCCAAAAGCCAGGCCTCCTCCAAGGGGATGCCAAGCTTCTCCAAGGCCTCCCGGGGCGTCTTGGCCTCCACCTCTAGGCGCTCGCCAAAGCGCCGCAGGTCGCCGTGCAGGATCACCTCCATCTCCCCTCCCTTTGGGGTCCCCACGCGGAAAAGTCCTGGGGCGGTATCAGTACCCCTCCCGCACCACGTTCAAAAGGGGCTCCCCCCGCAGGTAGCGCAGGACCTGCTCCGCCAAAAACCGGCCCGCCCGGCGGGGAAAGCCCTCGGAGAGGCCGGCCACGTGGGGGGTGAGGAGGAGCCCGGGGGCCCGCCAAAGGGGGTGGCCCTCGGGCAGGGGCTCGGGGTCGGTGACGTCCAAAGCCGCCCGCACCCTCCCCTCCCGCAGCGCCTCGAGGAGCGCTTCCGTGTCCACCACCGCCCCCCGGCCCGCGTTGAGGAGAAGCGCCCCCGGCTTCATCCGGGCCAGAAACCCCCGGTCCACCAACCCCCGGGTCTCCGGGGTGAGGGGGAGGAGGACCACCACCGCGTCCGCCTGGGGCAGGAGGTGGGGGAGGTCTTGCGGGGTGTAGACCCCGGGACGGGCGTGCCGGGCCACGGGAAGCACCTCCACCCCAAAGGGCCTTAGCCTGGCCTCCACCGCCTTCCCGATGGACCCGTAGCCCAGGAGGAGGACGACCCGGCCCTCCAAGTCGGGAAGCCTTCTTGGGGCCCAACGCCCTTCCCGCTGGGCCTCGAGGAAGCTGGGAAGTTCCTTCAGGAGGGCCAAAAGGGCCATCACCACCCACTCGGCCACGGGGACATCGTGGATGCCGGAGCCATCGCAGAGCACCACCCCCTCCGGCACGAGGGGCAGGATCCAGTCCACCCCGGCGGAGAGGGTCTGGACCACCTTGACCTCCACCCTTTCCAGGACCTGCCGCACCACCTCCTCCTGGCCAAAGGGGGGTAGGAAAAAGTCCACCGCCTCGGGCCAGGGCTCGTCCAGGTGGCGCACCTCCACCCCCTCGGGCAAAAGGGCGAAGACCTCCTCCCTAAGCCTTGGGCTCAAGATGCGCAAGCTAGCCTTCCGGCTGGTCACGGCTCACCTCCATGTACACGTCCTCCCTGCCCCCAGGCCCTGGGCCCAGGCCCACCTCCCGGAAGCCCGCCTTCTGGAAGGCCCGCCGGGCCCTAAGGTTGTGGGCAAAGGTGCGGAGCCTCACCCGCTTGAGCCCCAGGGGGCCAAAGGCGTAGGCCAGGGCCGCCCGCACCGCCTCGGTGCCGTACCCCTGGCCCCAGCGGTCCTTCCTCCCGATGAGGATACCCAAGGTGGCCTCCTCGGGGGTGAGGTCATAGAGCTCCAGGGTACCCAGGTACTCCCCCCCCTCGTCCAGGATGACGAAGGCCAGGCGGTCCTTGCGGCGCATCTCCGCCTGGACGAGGCGCTTGAAAAGCCAAAAGGGGGAGCGCAAGGGGCTTGAGCCGTTCCACTCCGCCACCTCGGGGTCGCGGAAGGTCTCATAAAGGCCCTTCCACTCCCCCTCGGTAAGCCCCGCGTGGAAGGGCTTCAGGGTTACCCGGCCATAGCGGGGCCAGTCCACAGGGATAGCCTACCGGGAAACGGAAAGCCCGGGCGGGGGTAAGCCCGCCCGGGAAGGGGGAAGGGCCTCAGGGGTAAAGCCCCCGGAGGGCCCGGGCCTCGAGGACCCGGGTGGCCGCCACCACATAGGCGGCGGTGCGCAGGGGGATCCTCTTCTCCTGGCTCACCTGCCACACCGCCTCAAAGGCGTTGCGGAGAACCCTCTCCAGACGGGCGTTGATCTCCTCCTCCGTCCAGAAGTAGGAGTTAAAGTCCTGCACCCACTCAAAGTAGCTCACCGTCACGCCCCCCGCGTTGGCGATCACGTCGGGAACCACCAGAATGCCCTTCTCCTGCAGGATGTCGTCCGCGGCCGGGGTGGTGGGGCCGTTGGCCCCCTCGGCGATGATCTTGGCTTGGATCCGCCAGGCGTTTTGCTCGGTGATCTGCTTCTCCAAGGCGGCGGGGATGAGGAACTCCGTGGGCACCGCCCAGAACTCCGGGTTGGGCAGGGGCTCGGCCTTGGGGTAGCCCCGCACCCCCCCGTATTCCGCCACGTGCTTAAGGAGGTCATAGGGGTCAATCCCCGCCTCGTTGTAGATGGTGCCCGTGTGGTCCTGGACGGCGATGACCCGGGCCCCGTGGTCGTGGAAGATGCGGGCGGCGGCGTTCCCCACATTGCCGAAGCCCTGGAGGGTTACCCGGCTCCCCTCAATGGGGAGGCCGATCTTCTCCGCCGCCGCCCTGGCGGTCACGAACACCCCCCGCCCCGTGGCGTCCCGCCGCCCCAGGGAACCCCCCAGGGCGATGGGCTTCCCCGTCACCACCCCGGGCACGGTGCGGCCCACGTTCATGGAGAAGGTGTCCATCATCCAGGCCATCTCCCGCTCCCCGGTGTTCACGTCGGGGGCGGGGATGTCCCGGTCCGGCCCCAGGAGGATGCCCACCTCCGAGGTGTAGCGCCGGGTGAGCCGCTCCAACTCCCGCGCGGAAAGCTTTTTGGGGTCCACCCGCACCCCCCCCTTGCCCCCCCCGTAGGGTAGGCCCACGGCGGCGTTCTTGATGGTCATCCAGGCCGCCAGGGCCATGACCTCCGAAAGGGTGACCTCGGGGTGGTAGCGCACCCCGCCCTTGGCGGGACCCCGGGCGGTGTTGTGGTGGACCCGGTAGCCCTCAAAGTGGGCCACGGTGCCGTCGTCCAGATGGATGGGCACGTCCACGATCAGGACCCGCTTGGGCCTCTTGAGGCTTTCCGCCAAGGGCGCATACCGCCCCAGGTAGGGGACCACCCGGTCCACCTGTTCCACGAAGATCTCCCAAGGTCCGCCGTCCTTGCCCAAGTAGGAAAGGGGTTCGCTCTTCATAGACACTCCTTAGGGGTAAACGCCCCTTAGCCGCGTGGCCTCGTTCACCCGTTCCAGGGCCAGGGCCATGGCCCCGGTGCGCAGATCGCTGGAAAGGTGCTCGGCCCTGTCGCACACCTCCGCCACCGCCCTGGCCACGCTCTTGGCGAAGCTTTGCCGCACCTCCTCCTCGCTCCAGAAGAACATGTTAAGGTCCTGCACCCATTCCAGGTAACTTGCCAGAAGCCCCCCGCCCCCCGTGAGGAGGTCCGGCACCACCAAAACCCCCTTGCCCAGAAGGTAGGCCTCGGCCTCCTGGGTCAGGCCGAAGTTGGCGGCCTCCAGCACCACCTTGGCCCGCACCGCCTTGGCCGTCTCCCCGTCTAGGGCCCCCTCGAGGGCCGCCAGGACCAGGTAGTCCACATCCAAGGCGAAAAGCTCCTCCGGGGCAAGGTCGTAGCGGGGAAGCTCCCCCGTGGCCTCGTAATGGCGCAGGGCCCCGGCCACCTCGAGCCCCTCCGCCTGGTACATGCTCCCCCGGCGCGTGGACACCGCCACCACCTTGAGGCCCATCCTTTCCGCGTGGAGGGCAAAGCTTCCCCCCACCTGGCCGAAGCCCTGCACCGCCACCCTGGCCCCCTCCAGGGGAAGCCCCCGGCGCCGGGCCAGCTCCTTCAGGACCAAAGCCACCCCAAGCCCGGCGGCGTCGTCCCGGCCCTCCGTGCCCCCCAGGGCGTGGGGCTTGCCCGTGACCACCCCGGGCACCGTGGAACCCACGGTCATGGAGTAGGTGTCCATGATCCAGGCCATCACCTGCTGGTCCGTGCCCAGGTCGGGGCCCAGGATGTCCATGTCTGGGCCGATCAGGTTGACGAGCTCAGCGGTGTAACGGCGTACCAACCGCTCCAGCTCCCTAGGGGAAAGCCCCTCGGGATCGGCGGCAATCCCCCCCGCTGCCCCACCGAAGGGGAGGTCGTAAATGGCGGCCTTCAGGGTCATCCAGGCGGCCAGGCCCGCGGTCTGGCCCAGGGTGACCCCGGGGTGGATCCGCACCCCCCCCTTGGCCGGCCCCCGGGCGATGTCGTGCACCACCCGGTAGCCCTGGAAAACCCGCACCTTGCCGTCGTCCATGATCACGGGCAGGGAGACCGTGACCAGGCGCTTGGGGTGGACCAGGTACTCCACCGTGGTGGGATGGATCTCCGCCACCTTCAAGGTTCTTTCCAGCCGCTCCAGGAAGGCCTCCCAGAGGCCAGGGTCCTCCGGAGGCCGATAGGCGGGAAGGCTCATACCATCACCGAAGGGGATTATACCCCGCGCCAAAGCCCAGTCCCCCAGGACCAGCACCCCATGGGCCCATGCGTGGAGGATTGCCGCAATATACCCGGGAAGAAGAGCGAGGCCCAAAGCCTTTCCGGGGCACTTAGGAGAGCCTCTCCGCCTCCTTCAGGGCCAAGGCCTCGAGGGCCTCCTTGTAGGGGGAAGGGGGCAGGGGCCGAAGCGCCTCCGCTGCCAGGTGGGCCCTTTCCCGGATGCGCGCCTCCACCTCCTCCGCCACCCCGCTTTCCCGGGCCAGGAGGCGCAGGCGCTCCAAATCCCCCTCCTCCCTCCCCCTGCGCCTCAGCACCTCCCGCACCTCGGGGAAGCGCTCCATGAGGAGGAGGGTGATGAGGGTGGCCTTGCCCTCCCGCACATCCCCGCCCACCGGCTTGCCCAGGCGCTCAGGGGTGCCCATGAGGTCCAGGTAATCGTCCCGCATCTGGAAGGCCTGGCCGTAGAGAAGACCGAAGCGGGCCAGGGCCTGGCGCACCTCCCCATCCGCGCCCTGGAGGAGGGCGGGGCCCTCCGTGCAGAGTTCCATGAGCACCGCCGTCTTGGCGGTGATGATCCTCTCGTAGTTCCCCAGGGAGTAGTCCTCCAAAGCCGCCACCTGGAACTGCAAAACCTCCCCTTCGCTCAAGGTTTTGGCCACCTGGGCAAAGCGCTCCACCAGCTCCATCCTTCCCGTCTTGGCGATCACATGGAGGAGCCTGGAGAGCAGGAAATCCCCCGAGAGAACCGAAACCGCATTCCCGTACCGCCGGAAGGCCGCCTCCTTGCCCCGGCGGGTCTCGGCGTCGTCAATGAGGTCGTCGTGGAGGAGGGTGGCGGAGTGCAAAAGCTCCACCGCCAGGGCCAGCTCCATCTCGTGGGGCGCCCCCCCAAGGGCCCTCGAGGCCAGGAAGACCAGCCGGGGCCGAATGCGCTTCCCCCCAGCCGTCACCAGGTCTTGGTGGATGAGGCGGACGAAGAGGACGTCCGACTGAACAAGCTCAGAAAGGGCCTCCTCAAACTGAAGGAGGGGGGCCTCGAGGTCGGCAAGGACCGTCACGCCCCCCAGTATAGCCCTTGGGGCCTCAGTAAACCTCTATGGGAGCCGGCAAACGGACCACCTTGGCTTGGCCGCCCAGGGAAACTGTTCGGTAGCTCACTACTTGAGTGGGGGCAAGGGGTGATGCAGAGCTCTTGCTTATGGTTCGGGAAACCGGGGGACAGGACTGGGCCTGAGCCAGGCAGGGCTCGGAAAAAGTAAAAGGTGCCTCCACAGGGTTGCCGCTCTCATCCAAGAGCACCACATACCCCCTGCCCGAGCCCGGCAGGGGATAGAGGAGCAGGGTGTAGGCGTAGTTATAGGCCACCACGTTGCCGTTTTGGTCACGCTCAAAGGTCAAAGAAAAGTTCTCCCGGGCCACCTGAACAGTGGGAGCACCCACCACAAGACCTCCCTCGAAGAAGGAACTACAACCGGACAAGCCCAGGAGCAGGATCAGCACCGGCAAAAACACCTTTCGCATCCACCTCACCCCCTTCACCCCATCATCTCCTCGCGCCACTTGGGATTAAGTATAGCAAAGCTGAGGCGGGTTAGGCCCGCCAGGAAGTCCACGTTCTCCACCGCCACCTCCTTGGGCACCTCCAGCACCACGGGGGCGAAGTTCAGTATGCCCTTCACCCCAGCGGCCACCAAGAGGTCGGCAGCCCCTTGGGCCGCCTCCCGGGGCACGGTGAGGAGGGCGATCTCTATGCGCCCCGGGACCCTCTGGGGCAAGAGCTCTAGGGGCTCAATCACCCCGCCCCGCACCGGTCGGCCGATCTTCTCCGGATCCACGTCAAAGAAGCCCCGGAGTTCAAAGCTCTCCCCAAACCCAGGGTAGTCGGCCAGGGCGCTTCCCAAACGGCCCATCCCCACGATGCAAAGCCCCCAGCGGCGGTTTAGGCCCAGGATGTGGCGGAGTTCCCGCTTCAGGACCGGCACCGTGTACCCCACCCCCCGGGTGCCGTAGGAGCCAAAGTAGGAAAGGTCCTTGCGCACCTGGAAGGCCGTAACCTGGGCCTCCTCCGCCAACTGTTCGGAGCTGGTGCGGTGAACCCCCTTGGCCTCCAGTTCCTCCAGGATGCGCAGATACGTGACCAACCGGCTGATGGCAGCGCTGGGAACCTTCATCGCACCTCCAAGGCCTCGAGGCCCAAGGCCTGTAGCTTGGCCTTGGTGGCCTCCTTTTCCCCCTCGGCCACCGGGCCCACCCGCACCCGGTAGACCCCGTCCTTCACCAAAACCACCGGGAGGCCCATCCCCTTAAGCTTCCCCACCAGGGCCAGGGCGTTTTCCTCCTTCTGGAAGGCCCCCACCTGGAGGTAGAGGGTGCCCGAGGCGGGCGGGGCCGCCCCCTGGCCCCGGTACACCTGGGCCCCGTAGGAGGCCAGGGCCTGCGCCACCCGGCGGGCCTCGGCCTCGGTGGCATACGGGCCCACCACCACCCGGGTGAGGCCTCCCGAAGGCTCCAGGCGGGCCGGGTACCCCTTCTGGACCAGCTCCTGGCGAAGCCGGGCGGCATTCTCCGGGTTGGCGAAAGCCCCCACCGCCACCCGGTAAGCCCCGCTGGGGGTAGGGCTGGGAGGGGAAGGAGGCGGGGAGGAGGAGCTGGACCCAGTGGGGGCCTTGGGCTTGGCTTCCGTGGCGGGCCTGGTGGGGGCCGGCTCCGCCGGGGCCTGCGGCAAGGGAAGCACGGTAACCACGGGCTCAGGAGGCTTGGCCTCGGAAGGGGAAGGCTGGGGGGTGGGCGCCCCCTGGGGCGGAGGAGCCGAAGAGGGCGCGGATGGGGAGGTCACCGCAGGTTCAGGTAGGGAAGAAGCGCCCACCTTGGGCCGGGCAAAGGGATTGATCCCGGTGAGGTAAAGGACGATGCCCGCCGCCACCAGGGCGATCAGGAGGAAGATGAGGAAATCCAGCCAGTTTTCCCGTAGCCAGCGCATCCTACCTCCGAAGCAAGGCCTGGGCCTCCCTTGAGCCCAAGGCGGCCGCCTGGGCCAAGGCCCGCTCCGCCTCCGCCTGCCGGCCCAGGCCCCTCAGGGCCAGGGCCAGGTTGTACCAGGCCGCCGCCTGCTTAGGCGCCTTGGCCAGCACCTCCCTTAGCACCATCTCCGCCTCTCCAAAGCGGCCAAGGCCCACCAGGGCCGCCGCCAGGTTTACCCCCACCCCTGGATCGCGGCCGGACGCGTAGAGGGGGCGGAGGAGGGCCAAGGCCTCCTCCAGACGGCCCATCTCCAAAAGCAGGGTACCCCTAAGGGCCTGGGCCTCTGGGGAGCTCATCCCCTCGAGGAGCCCCAACGCCTCCTCCCGCCGGCCCAAGGCGTAGGCGGCCTGGGCTTTGAGGAAGCCACCCGGCGGACCCGCCTCCTCCGCATACCGGTAGGCGTTCCGGTAATCCTTAAGCCGCAGGTAGGCCACCGCCAAGGCCAAGGCCACCTGGGGCTCGGGGCTTGTCCTGTAGGCGGAAAGCAGAAAACCCAAGGCCCCCTTGGGGTCCCCCGCCTCGAGGCGGGCCTGCCCCAAGAGGTAGGCGGCCTCCCACAGGGAAGGGTCCAGGGCATAGGCCTCCCGCAACAGGGGCTCGGGGCGGGGGGAAAGGAGGGCCTTGCGCAGGAGGAGCCTGGCCCTGGCCTTCCCCTCCACCGCCCCAAGCCCCCGGTCCAGCTCCCTGAGGGCCCGTTCCCTCAGCCCCTCCTCCGCCAGGATGCGGGCCAGAAGGTCCCAGCCCTCGGCCATCCTGGGCTCCCGGTTCAAAAGGCCATAGAGCACCGGCACCGCCTCCGCCCTCCGCCCCGCGGCGTAAAGGGCCTGGGCCAGGGCCAGGTGGTAGGCGGGGCTCCGCTCCGGGGTAAGCCCCCTCCGCAAAACCTCCGCCGCCTCCTTGGCCTGCTCCGCTTGGGTGAGGGCGGTGGCCCATCCTAAGTAGGCCTCCTCCGTGGGGGAAAGCTCCGCGGCCTTGGCGAAGGCCTCCGCCGCCTCCTTGGGCTTGCCCAGGCGCAGGTAGACCTGGCCCAGGTTGTAGTGGCCCTCGTAGCGGTCGGGGAAGACCCGGACCATCTGGTCAAAGGCGAAGCGGGCCTCCTCGAGGCGGCCCAGGCGGAAGAGGCTCACCCCCAGGCCCAGGTGGGCTGCAAAACGGCCATAGTCCTGGGCCAGGACCTCCTCGTAGGCCAGGGCCGCTTGGGCATACTCCCCCGCCTTGAACAAGGACTCCGCCCGCTCCCAAGCGGGTTGCGCCAAAGCCAGTCCAAGCCCCAGGAGAAGGGTTAAGGCTTTGGGAAAAGGTCTCGTCATAAGGGCCTCCAAACCCGTCGTTGCCTTTAGCATAGCACAGCTCCAGGGGAAGAGCCTTTGCTATCCTAAGGGCGTGGGTCCTCCCGGCAAGGCCCTGGACCTGGATGCCCCCAGGGTGCTGGTCCTGAACGCCGCCTACGAGGTCTTGGGGCTGGCCAGCATCAAGCGTAGCGTCCTCCTGGTGCTCTCCGGGGGAGCGGAGATGCTTTCGGAAAGCGGGCGCCACCTGCACACCCCCTCCACCCAGATCCCCGTCCCCAGCGTCATCCGCCTCAAGCGCCTGGTAAGGCGGGGGCCAAGCCGCATCCCCCTAAACCGCCGCAACGTCCTGAGGCGGGACCGTTACACCTGCCAGTACTGCGGCCGCCAAGGGGGGGACCTCACTGTGGACCATGTCCTCCCCAAAAGCCGCGGGGGCAAGAGCACCTGGGAAAACCTGGTGGCCGCCTGCCGCCCCTGCAACCTGAAG
This window encodes:
- a CDS encoding 2-hydroxyacid dehydrogenase, which codes for MRILSPRLREEVFALLPEGVEVRHLDEPWPEAVDFFLPPFGQEEVVRQVLERVEVKVVQTLSAGVDWILPLVPEGVVLCDGSGIHDVPVAEWVVMALLALLKELPSFLEAQREGRWAPRRLPDLEGRVVLLLGYGSIGKAVEARLRPFGVEVLPVARHARPGVYTPQDLPHLLPQADAVVVLLPLTPETRGLVDRGFLARMKPGALLLNAGRGAVVDTEALLEALREGRVRAALDVTDPEPLPEGHPLWRAPGLLLTPHVAGLSEGFPRRAGRFLAEQVLRYLRGEPLLNVVREGY
- a CDS encoding 1,9-bis(guanidino)-5-aza-nonane synthase; translation: MEKKQLLSTPVVPIDIKAFDAGPILEAMGKTAFQARNLHRAAEIYLRMLEDDAAVILTLAGSLVSAGQGLIVHDLIRKGLVDVIVATGANIVDQDFFEALGHRHYQGDPKADDETLRRLWIDRIYDTYIDEEELRHTDYTVAEIADALEPRPYSSREFLWHMGRYLAERGLGEKSIVRAAYEEGVPIFVPAFSDSSAGFGLVYHQVKNPKAHVTIDSVADFRELTEIKLKAGTTGLVMLGGGVPKNFAQDIVVAAEVLGHQVEMHKYAIQITVADERDGGLSGSTLSEAQSWGKVDAALSQMVFAEATLAFPLLASYVYHRAPMRAKRRYADLFAQGVPA
- a CDS encoding GNAT family N-acetyltransferase, which codes for MDWPRYGRVTLKPFHAGLTEGEWKGLYETFRDPEVAEWNGSSPLRSPFWLFKRLVQAEMRRKDRLAFVILDEGGEYLGTLELYDLTPEEATLGILIGRKDRWGQGYGTEAVRAALAYAFGPLGLKRVRLRTFAHNLRARRAFQKAGFREVGLGPGPGGREDVYMEVSRDQPEG
- a CDS encoding tetratricopeptide repeat protein — its product is MPDELRLYLKERFAVLGPVSPGRFEAELAKRVGSPAKREPVLRAWRAYLSGGGREAVRSFYREILRVPKGEALVYGMHLPFLEFYAREVPSRLEGRVLEVGAFTGALVGYLQRKRPELSFHALEGVEEAVELGKKRVPEVVWHAAWAEEAELPPFDTLLLLSVFPEGLVDQGLESRLEAPSFWKQFAFFERLPRFARLLQPGGLLVYGHGPFLGKSPEGVEEGLRRLGFYQVERVGEGEYFLVLARRPEVLAVQEEAWEAEAPPEEAPLRVPVLAQARDLAEVRELLAAGRYAEVLAHLPEGVEGEAACLRGRALFALSRYAEAEEVLRRALSEEAEDLRAMVLVELGEYERARPRLEALAGRGGRYRLYLGRVYLSLGRYADALRQFVESGLPEAEGYVREALERITERMRRFAREGEWAEVSRRAEFVEDLAPGLLTREMLRLGLKAALIQGLFARAERYARRLADLDEAEGFLGLALVALRVRSPLEVRPLDDLKSVEPYLTEALARAEIPEALLLLGMLREREGRYAEALRLLERSAERGEGEVAGLAYHHLAQVKRALRRPLREVLGDHKRAHALRAYPAPYLFQLAQEALKGGEEVLARELLSRARDAGLAEVAEADLMGLLSLVERLEGPWAAFNVLYQALGRTPRPPLELLAMAYRLSRAFRESPEAEAVRGQYLAALYAEGRGEEVERLLLEELRAHPQALEVLFDLAEHYEAKGDWRQAAEQWQKALEVALYREKDLELAREVLRNLLFLRPHDESLSLYLEELKAVSRGLEALGESPKALPETKEELLQEGLPQFHGEHLLVVGGHTQLRSRLVPLLEARGLRVDWFDADTAGVGKEALRRIQNRLEKAHGLMIVSSYVGHDFSEPVRLEAERLGVPVHVIPGRARGATGFLRALKAFAPELFKRALKGVQ